Proteins from a single region of Corylus avellana chromosome ca11, CavTom2PMs-1.0:
- the LOC132164976 gene encoding G-type lectin S-receptor-like serine/threonine-protein kinase LECRK1 has translation MKLDAPYIGIEGLVRMVGENGGHLGVHILASSHYPDKKNGTIIHRATLDADGIFRLYSHHFESDNSSSMLVEWSLLANHCEVGGFCGWSSYCSGVGNKAQCNCFPGFDFVNPSNKFLGCYRNFNDNGCRRSEHPAMLYRIVSLENILWGDYPYSSEQMKKEDCGISCLEDCNCGAVLYKSGGCYKYKLPLRYSRASKNISAMAFFKVIKENITAPPIPLPAEIFGPKIKRKRGLILILAITLGSIACLCFMFAIYTLFRYRHQVYRYRSLSENTNLGLIEEFTLRSFSHNELEQATDGFKEELGKGTFGVVYKGTIPGGNKTIAVKRLEKFVEEGQRAFRAEITAIARTHHRNLVRLLGFCMEGSRKLLVYEYMSNGSLADLLFKAKMRPIWKERVRIARDVARGILYLHDECEVHVIHSNIKPQNILMDDTWTAKISDFGLAKLLLPNQSKTAVEAERTAGYIYLAPEWKMNALISVKADIYSFGIVLLEIVCCRSSITVNVPTADEIILSSWVYDCFMAGELEKLVEDENMDFMTLERMVKVGLWCIQEDPVLRPLMKNVILMLEGTMDVPVPPSPVGSLVVS, from the exons ATGAAGCTTGATGCTCCTTATATAGGTATAGAAGGGTTGGTGAGAATGGTTGGTGAGAATG GAGGTCATTTGGGCGTACACATTTTGGCAAGTAGCCACTATCCTGACAAGAAAAATGGAACTATTATCCACCGTGCAACACTTGATGCGGATGGGATCTTTAGATTGTATTCACACCACTTTGAGAGCGATAATAGCTCAAGTATGTTGGTGGAATGGTCGTTGTTGGCTAACCACTGTGAAGTCGGCGGCTTCTGTGGATGGAGTAGTTACTGCTCAGGAGTGGGCAACAAAGCACAATGCAACTGTTTTCCTGGATTTGATTTCGTCAACCCCAGCAATAAGTTCCTCGGCTGCTACAGGAACTTCAATGACAATGGTTGCAGACGTAGTGAACATCCAGCGATGCTGTACCGCATCGTTTCTTTGGAAAACATATTGTGGGGTGATTATCCTTACTCATCGGAACAAATGAAGAAGGAAGATTGCGGCATATCTTGCTTGGAAGATTGTAATTGCGGAGCCGTATTATATAAGAGTGGTGGTTGCTACAAATATAAACTTCCACTTAGATATAGTAGAGCAAGTAAAAACATATCAGCTATGGCTTTCTTCAAGGTGATTAAGGAAAATATCACAGCCCCTCCAATCCCCTTACCTGCAGAAATCTTTGGTCCAAAGATCAAAAGGAAAAGAGGTCTGATTTTGATTCTTGCCATAACCTTGGGTTCTATTGCATGCCTTTGTTTCATGTTTGCCATCTATACTCTGTTCAGATACAGACATCAAGTTTACAGGTATAGAAGTCTGtcagaaaatacaaatttgGGATTGATTGAAGAGTTTACTTTGcgatcattttctcataatgaGCTTGAGCAAGCAACAGATGGCTTCAAGGAAGAGTTAGGTAAGGGCACTTTTGGAGTTGTTTACAAAGGAACTATACCTGGAGGTAACAAAACTATTGCTGTTAAAAGACTAGAGAAATTCGTGGAAGAAGGGCAAAGGGCATTTCGAGCTGAAATTACAGCAATTGCAAGAACTCATCACAGAAACTTGGTTCGATTGCTTGGATTTTGTATGGAGGGCTCTAGAAAGCTTCTTGTTTATGAATACATGAGCAATGGCTCACTTGCAGATCTACTCTTCAAGGCTAAGATGCGCCCCATTTGGAAAGAAAGAGTAAGAATTGCACGGGATGTGGCCAGAGGGATTCTCTATCTACACGATGAGTGTGAAGTCCATGTCATCCACTCCAACATAAAGCCCCAAAACATACTTATGGATGATACATGGACTGCAAAGATCTCTGATTTTGGGTTGGCAAAGCTATTACTGCCAAATCAATCAAAAACAGCTGTGGAGGCTGAGCGGACAGCTGGGTACATCTACTTGGCACCTGAGTGGAAAATGAACGCCTTGATATCAGTAAAAGCAGACATATACAGTTTTGGTATTGTGCTTTTGGAGATTGTATGTTGCAGAAGCAGTATAACAGTAAATGTTCCAACGGCAGATGAGATAATTCTTTCTAGTTGGGTTTATGACTGCTTTATGGCTGGAGAATTGGAGAAGCTTGTTGAAGATGAAAACATGGACTTCATGACTTTGGAAAGAATGGTAAAAGTAGGGTTATGGTGCATCCAAGAAGATCCAGTTTTGCGTCCTTTAATGAAAAATGTAATCTTGATGTTGGAAGGGACAATGGATGTTCCAGTCCCTCCATCTCCAGTTGGTTCCCTTGTTGTTTCATAA